The Beijerinckiaceae bacterium RH AL1 genome has a segment encoding these proteins:
- a CDS encoding hypothetical protein (ID:RHAL1_02166;~conserved membrane protein of unknown function;~source:Prodigal:2.6) — translation MAWLHDLSYFCGGAVLINAVPHLVSGVRGEPFQSPFAKPPGKGLSSATVNMLWGSFNLVVAYLLICRVGEFDLRSIEHVGAAGAGLLAMGLGLARIFGPLHGGNL, via the coding sequence ATGGCCTGGCTCCACGACCTCTCCTACTTCTGCGGCGGCGCGGTGCTCATCAACGCGGTGCCGCATCTCGTGTCCGGCGTAAGAGGCGAGCCGTTCCAGTCGCCCTTCGCCAAGCCGCCGGGCAAGGGGCTGTCGTCCGCTACGGTGAACATGCTGTGGGGCTCGTTCAACCTCGTCGTCGCCTACCTGCTCATCTGCCGAGTCGGCGAGTTCGATCTCCGCTCGATCGAGCACGTCGGGGCAGCCGGAGCGGGCCTTCTCGCGATGGGCTTGGGCCTCGCCCGCATCTTCGGGCCGCTGCACGGCGGCAACCTGTAG
- a CDS encoding hypothetical protein (ID:RHAL1_02165;~conserved protein of unknown function;~source:Prodigal:2.6), with protein sequence MSESRPPFPPYDAETAAKKARGAEDAWNSRDPIKVSLAYTEDSQWRNRSEFFTGRAAIVEFLTRKWATEHAYKLIKEVWAFHGNHIAARFCYEWHDEAGQWYRSYGNEQWEFADNGLMQRRQASINDVKIAESDRKFTWEGDRRPDDFPGLSELGL encoded by the coding sequence ATGAGCGAGAGCCGACCGCCCTTCCCGCCCTACGACGCCGAGACGGCCGCCAAGAAGGCGCGTGGCGCGGAGGACGCCTGGAACTCGCGCGATCCGATCAAGGTGTCGCTGGCCTACACGGAGGATTCGCAGTGGCGCAACCGCTCCGAGTTCTTCACCGGGCGCGCCGCGATCGTCGAGTTCCTGACCCGCAAGTGGGCGACGGAGCACGCCTACAAGCTCATCAAGGAAGTCTGGGCCTTCCACGGCAACCACATCGCCGCGCGCTTCTGCTACGAGTGGCACGACGAAGCCGGCCAATGGTACCGCTCCTACGGCAACGAGCAGTGGGAGTTCGCCGACAACGGCCTGATGCAGCGCCGCCAGGCCTCGATCAACGACGTGAAGATCGCCGAGAGCGACCGTAAGTTCACCTGGGAGGGCGATCGCCGTCCCGACGACTTTCCGGGCCTGAGCGAGCTGGGGCTGTAG
- the ppdK gene encoding Pyruvate, phosphate dikinase (ID:RHAL1_02167;~source:Prodigal:2.6), giving the protein MTKWVYAFGDGKAEGTSQMRDLLGGKGANLAEMANLGLPVPPGFTITTEVCTYYYDNDRTYPPELEAQVNEGLAEMGRIVGHTFGSDSDPVLVSVRSGARASMPGMMDTVLNLGLTDRTVEAIAERSGNPRFAYDSYRRFIQMFSNVVLGIDHHEFEEILEHFKERKNLTLDTDLKAEDWKIVITAYKEKVKEKTGKPFPQDARDQLWGAIGAVFGSWMNQRAVTYRRLQNIPASWGTAVNVQSMVFGNMGDTSATGVAFTRNPSTGEPVLYGEFLINAQGEDVVAGIRTPQNITEAARIEAGSEKPSMETALPAVFEEFKRTTFLLEKHYRDMQDMEFTVEDGKLWMLQTRSGKRTAKASIRIAVDMANDGLISREEAVQRIDPATLDQLLHPTIDPAAERNVVAVGLPASPGAASGEIVFSSEDAETAKAAGKAVILVRVETSPDDIHGMHVAEGILTTRGGMTSHAAVVARGMGKPCVSGAGTIRVDYKAGTMVSGGVTFKKGDTITIDGTTGQVMQGEIARLKPEMSGEFAALMQWADGVRRMGVRANAETPQDARTAREFGAQGIGLCRTEHMFFEGDRIVAVREMILADDEAGRRKALAKLLPIQRGDFAELFEIMSGLPVTIRLLDPPLHEFLPHSDEEIAEVAKAMGVSADKLRRRANELSEANPMLGFRGCRLAVAFPEIAEMQARAIFEGAVAAKKKTGKVVTPEVMVPLVIAKSELDIVKAAIDRMHAAVTKETGEEIPYIVGTMIELPRACLRAAEIAESAEFFSFGTNDLTQTGLGISRDDAASFLGPYTAKGILPFDPFVTIDQEGVGELVEIAAERGRRTRPDIKMGICGEHGGDPKSIDFCERTGLAYVSCSPYRVPIARLAAAQAALGNRGGTPLGRLSDIKS; this is encoded by the coding sequence ATGACAAAATGGGTTTACGCCTTCGGCGACGGTAAGGCCGAGGGCACGAGCCAGATGCGCGACCTGCTCGGCGGCAAGGGCGCGAACCTGGCCGAGATGGCGAACCTCGGCCTGCCGGTGCCTCCCGGCTTCACGATCACCACCGAGGTCTGCACCTACTACTACGACAACGACAGGACCTATCCGCCGGAGCTCGAGGCGCAGGTCAACGAGGGCCTCGCCGAGATGGGCCGCATCGTCGGCCACACCTTCGGCTCCGATAGCGATCCCGTCCTCGTCTCGGTACGCTCGGGCGCACGCGCCTCGATGCCGGGCATGATGGACACGGTCCTGAACCTCGGCCTGACCGACAGGACCGTCGAGGCGATCGCCGAGCGCTCGGGGAACCCGCGCTTCGCCTACGATTCCTATCGCCGCTTCATCCAGATGTTCTCGAACGTCGTGCTCGGCATCGACCATCACGAGTTCGAGGAGATCCTCGAGCACTTCAAGGAGCGCAAGAACCTCACGCTCGACACCGACCTCAAGGCCGAGGACTGGAAGATCGTGATCACCGCCTACAAGGAGAAGGTGAAGGAGAAGACCGGCAAGCCGTTCCCGCAGGACGCCAGGGACCAGCTGTGGGGCGCGATCGGCGCCGTCTTCGGCTCCTGGATGAACCAGCGCGCCGTCACCTACCGCCGGCTGCAGAATATTCCGGCGTCGTGGGGGACGGCGGTCAACGTGCAGTCGATGGTGTTCGGCAACATGGGCGACACGTCGGCGACCGGCGTCGCCTTCACCCGCAACCCGTCGACCGGCGAGCCGGTGCTCTATGGCGAGTTCCTGATCAACGCGCAGGGCGAGGACGTCGTCGCCGGCATCCGCACGCCGCAGAACATCACCGAGGCGGCCCGCATCGAGGCGGGCTCCGAGAAGCCCTCGATGGAGACGGCGCTGCCAGCGGTCTTCGAGGAGTTCAAGCGCACGACGTTCCTGCTCGAGAAGCACTATCGCGACATGCAGGACATGGAGTTCACCGTCGAGGACGGGAAGCTCTGGATGCTCCAGACGCGCTCGGGCAAGCGCACAGCCAAGGCCTCGATCCGCATCGCCGTCGACATGGCGAACGACGGGCTGATCAGCCGCGAGGAGGCGGTGCAGCGCATCGATCCGGCGACGCTCGACCAGCTCCTCCATCCGACGATCGACCCCGCCGCCGAGCGCAACGTCGTCGCCGTCGGCCTGCCGGCCTCGCCCGGTGCGGCCTCGGGCGAGATCGTGTTCAGCTCCGAGGACGCGGAGACCGCGAAGGCGGCCGGCAAGGCGGTCATCCTCGTGCGCGTCGAGACCTCGCCCGACGACATCCACGGCATGCATGTCGCCGAAGGCATCCTGACGACCCGCGGCGGCATGACCTCGCACGCCGCCGTCGTGGCGCGCGGCATGGGCAAGCCCTGCGTCTCCGGCGCCGGCACGATCCGCGTCGACTACAAGGCCGGGACGATGGTCTCCGGCGGCGTCACCTTCAAGAAGGGCGACACGATCACCATCGACGGCACTACCGGCCAGGTGATGCAGGGCGAGATCGCCAGGCTGAAGCCCGAGATGTCCGGCGAGTTCGCCGCGCTGATGCAATGGGCGGACGGCGTCCGCCGCATGGGCGTGCGCGCCAACGCCGAGACGCCGCAGGACGCCCGCACGGCGCGCGAATTCGGCGCCCAGGGCATCGGCCTCTGCCGCACCGAGCACATGTTCTTCGAGGGCGACCGCATCGTCGCGGTGCGAGAGATGATCCTCGCCGACGACGAGGCCGGTCGGCGCAAGGCGCTCGCCAAGCTGCTGCCGATCCAGCGCGGCGATTTCGCCGAGCTGTTCGAGATCATGTCCGGCCTGCCGGTGACGATCCGCCTGCTCGACCCGCCGCTGCACGAGTTCCTGCCGCACTCGGACGAGGAGATCGCCGAGGTCGCCAAGGCGATGGGCGTCTCGGCCGACAAGCTCAGGCGGCGCGCCAACGAGCTCTCCGAAGCCAACCCGATGCTCGGCTTCCGCGGCTGCCGCCTGGCGGTGGCCTTCCCGGAGATCGCCGAGATGCAGGCGCGCGCGATCTTCGAGGGCGCCGTCGCGGCGAAGAAGAAGACCGGCAAGGTGGTGACGCCAGAAGTCATGGTGCCGCTGGTCATCGCCAAGTCCGAGCTCGACATCGTCAAGGCCGCGATCGACCGCATGCACGCCGCCGTCACCAAGGAGACGGGCGAGGAGATCCCCTACATCGTCGGCACGATGATCGAGCTGCCGCGCGCCTGCCTGCGCGCCGCCGAGATCGCCGAGTCGGCCGAGTTCTTCTCCTTCGGCACGAACGACCTCACCCAGACCGGCCTCGGCATCTCGCGCGACGACGCGGCCTCGTTCCTGGGGCCTTACACGGCCAAGGGCATCCTGCCTTTCGACCCGTTCGTGACGATCGACCAGGAGGGCGTGGGCGAGCTCGTCGAAATCGCGGCCGAGCGCGGCCGCCGCACCCGCCCCGACATCAAGATGGGCATCTGCGGCGAGCATGGCGGCGATCCGAAGTCGATCGACTTCTGCGAGCGGACCGGCCTCGCCTACGTGTCCTGCTCGCCTTACCGCGTGCCGATCGCCCGCCTGGCCGCGGCGCAGGCGGCGCTCGGTAACCGCGGCGGCACGCCGCTCGGTCGCCTCAGCGACATCAAGAGCTGA